The Triticum urartu cultivar G1812 unplaced genomic scaffold, Tu2.1 TuUngrouped_contig_1090, whole genome shotgun sequence genome includes a window with the following:
- the LOC125526616 gene encoding uncharacterized protein LOC125526616 isoform X2 has translation MPLKMPTSNSVEEPASRVRVACTCGLLHRHQPICSIVGMDIWIEWYPPERYTSQQPRTSIKMYIPTPFIILNASRSTSVSLPVLDATRMPGKRYEILNLGRNIQPVMCRSLTNKQESDVGKKQLVPTQKHHDSPYKSMKCSNSNSGDLSTGPSSGSPSAMPGCSSCQCGTGAAATTAAK, from the exons ATGCCACTGAAGATGCCAACG TCCAA CAGCGTGGAGGAGCCGGCTTCCCGTGTCAGAGTTGCGTGTACTTGCGGGCTACTTCACCGTCACCAGCCCATCTGTAG TATTGTAGGGATGGACATATGGATTGAGTGGTACCCACCTGAAAGATACACATCTCAGCAGCCAAGAACTTCAATAAAAATGTATATCCCAACTCCTTTTATAATCTTGAATGCTTCTCGGTCAACGTCGGTGTCACTTCCAGTCTTGGATGCTACCAGGATGCCAG GGAAGAGGTATGAAATTCTCAACTTAGGAAGGAACATACAACCTGTAATGTGTCGATCACTAACTAATAAACAGGAGTCTGATGTTGGAAAGAAGCAACTGGTACCAACGCAAAAGCATCACGACTCCCCTTACAAATCAATGAAGTGTTCTAATTCTAATTCTGGCGATCTAAGCACCGGTCCAAG CAGCGGCTCTCCCTCGGCTATGCCTGGATGTTCGAGCTGTCAGTGTGGTACAGGAGCAGCAGCCACCACCGCTGCCAAGTAG
- the LOC125526616 gene encoding uncharacterized protein LOC125526616 isoform X3, protein MPLKMPTSNSVEEPASRVRVACTCGLLHRHQPICSIVGMDIWIEWYPPERYTSQQPRTSIKMYIPTPFIILNASRSTSVSLPVLDATRMPGKRYEILNLGRNIQPVMCRSLTNKQESDVGKKQLVPTQKHHDSPYKSMKCSNSNSGDLSTGPSGSPSAMPGCSSCQCGTGAAATTAAK, encoded by the exons ATGCCACTGAAGATGCCAACG TCCAA CAGCGTGGAGGAGCCGGCTTCCCGTGTCAGAGTTGCGTGTACTTGCGGGCTACTTCACCGTCACCAGCCCATCTGTAG TATTGTAGGGATGGACATATGGATTGAGTGGTACCCACCTGAAAGATACACATCTCAGCAGCCAAGAACTTCAATAAAAATGTATATCCCAACTCCTTTTATAATCTTGAATGCTTCTCGGTCAACGTCGGTGTCACTTCCAGTCTTGGATGCTACCAGGATGCCAG GGAAGAGGTATGAAATTCTCAACTTAGGAAGGAACATACAACCTGTAATGTGTCGATCACTAACTAATAAACAGGAGTCTGATGTTGGAAAGAAGCAACTGGTACCAACGCAAAAGCATCACGACTCCCCTTACAAATCAATGAAGTGTTCTAATTCTAATTCTGGCGATCTAAGCACCGGTCCAAG CGGCTCTCCCTCGGCTATGCCTGGATGTTCGAGCTGTCAGTGTGGTACAGGAGCAGCAGCCACCACCGCTGCCAAGTAG
- the LOC125526616 gene encoding uncharacterized protein LOC125526616 isoform X5 — translation MPLKMPTSNSVEEPASRVRVACTCGLLHRHQPICSIVGMDIWIEWYPPERYTSQQPRTSIKMEEESDVGKKQLVPTQKHHDSPYKSMKCSNSNSGDLSTGPSSGSPSAMPGCSSCQCGTGAAATTAAK, via the exons ATGCCACTGAAGATGCCAACG TCCAA CAGCGTGGAGGAGCCGGCTTCCCGTGTCAGAGTTGCGTGTACTTGCGGGCTACTTCACCGTCACCAGCCCATCTGTAG TATTGTAGGGATGGACATATGGATTGAGTGGTACCCACCTGAAAGATACACATCTCAGCAGCCAAGAACTTCAATAAAAAT GGAAGAG GAGTCTGATGTTGGAAAGAAGCAACTGGTACCAACGCAAAAGCATCACGACTCCCCTTACAAATCAATGAAGTGTTCTAATTCTAATTCTGGCGATCTAAGCACCGGTCCAAG CAGCGGCTCTCCCTCGGCTATGCCTGGATGTTCGAGCTGTCAGTGTGGTACAGGAGCAGCAGCCACCACCGCTGCCAAGTAG
- the LOC125526616 gene encoding uncharacterized protein LOC125526616 isoform X4 yields MPLKMPTSNVEEPASRVRVACTCGLLHRHQPICSIVGMDIWIEWYPPERYTSQQPRTSIKMYIPTPFIILNASRSTSVSLPVLDATRMPGKRYEILNLGRNIQPVMCRSLTNKQESDVGKKQLVPTQKHHDSPYKSMKCSNSNSGDLSTGPSSGSPSAMPGCSSCQCGTGAAATTAAK; encoded by the exons ATGCCACTGAAGATGCCAACG TCCAA CGTGGAGGAGCCGGCTTCCCGTGTCAGAGTTGCGTGTACTTGCGGGCTACTTCACCGTCACCAGCCCATCTGTAG TATTGTAGGGATGGACATATGGATTGAGTGGTACCCACCTGAAAGATACACATCTCAGCAGCCAAGAACTTCAATAAAAATGTATATCCCAACTCCTTTTATAATCTTGAATGCTTCTCGGTCAACGTCGGTGTCACTTCCAGTCTTGGATGCTACCAGGATGCCAG GGAAGAGGTATGAAATTCTCAACTTAGGAAGGAACATACAACCTGTAATGTGTCGATCACTAACTAATAAACAGGAGTCTGATGTTGGAAAGAAGCAACTGGTACCAACGCAAAAGCATCACGACTCCCCTTACAAATCAATGAAGTGTTCTAATTCTAATTCTGGCGATCTAAGCACCGGTCCAAG CAGCGGCTCTCCCTCGGCTATGCCTGGATGTTCGAGCTGTCAGTGTGGTACAGGAGCAGCAGCCACCACCGCTGCCAAGTAG
- the LOC125526616 gene encoding uncharacterized protein LOC125526616 isoform X6, whose protein sequence is MPLKMPTSNSVEEPASRVRVACTCGLLHRHQPICSIVGMDIWIEWYPPERYTSQQPRTSIKMEEESDVGKKQLVPTQKHHDSPYKSMKCSNSNSGDLSTGPSGSPSAMPGCSSCQCGTGAAATTAAK, encoded by the exons ATGCCACTGAAGATGCCAACG TCCAA CAGCGTGGAGGAGCCGGCTTCCCGTGTCAGAGTTGCGTGTACTTGCGGGCTACTTCACCGTCACCAGCCCATCTGTAG TATTGTAGGGATGGACATATGGATTGAGTGGTACCCACCTGAAAGATACACATCTCAGCAGCCAAGAACTTCAATAAAAAT GGAAGAG GAGTCTGATGTTGGAAAGAAGCAACTGGTACCAACGCAAAAGCATCACGACTCCCCTTACAAATCAATGAAGTGTTCTAATTCTAATTCTGGCGATCTAAGCACCGGTCCAAG CGGCTCTCCCTCGGCTATGCCTGGATGTTCGAGCTGTCAGTGTGGTACAGGAGCAGCAGCCACCACCGCTGCCAAGTAG